The proteins below are encoded in one region of Streptomyces roseirectus:
- a CDS encoding copper chaperone PCu(A)C: protein MRYAAIGVGAALLLAGCGSSADSGPALSVDAAYIPQPVSDMAAGFLTIRNEGGTKDELTSVTSDAGPVTVHETSGGTMSEVASLDVPAHGRLVFRSGGNHLMFEKLERKPRQGEKVTVTLHFAESKDLKVEIPVESATYVPKTGN from the coding sequence GTGAGGTACGCCGCCATCGGCGTCGGGGCGGCCCTGCTGCTCGCCGGGTGCGGCTCGTCCGCCGACAGCGGGCCGGCCCTGTCCGTCGACGCCGCCTACATCCCGCAGCCCGTCTCCGACATGGCCGCCGGGTTCCTGACGATCCGCAACGAGGGCGGGACGAAGGACGAGCTGACGTCCGTGACCAGCGACGCCGGGCCCGTCACCGTGCACGAGACCAGCGGCGGGACGATGAGCGAGGTCGCCTCCCTCGACGTGCCCGCGCACGGCCGGCTCGTGTTCAGGAGCGGCGGGAACCATCTGATGTTCGAGAAGCTGGAGCGCAAGCCGAGGCAGGGCGAGAAAGTGACCGTGACCCTGCACTTCGCCGAGTCGAAGGACCTGAAGGTCGAGATCCCGGTGGAGTCGGCCACGTACGTCCCCAAGACCGGGAACTGA
- a CDS encoding SCO family protein gives MRKKTYATAALLAAALFTLSACGSDDKSDAAVTAVSEDSGNSGATIVLDQPFTKPNLVLTDAQGKKYDLRAETKGRPTLLYFGYTHCPDVCPLTMNNIAVAKSKLPKAQQDQLRVVFVTTDPARDTPAALASWLKGIDPQVVGLTGDFATIQAAARTVGITIEPPHKDKNGKMVSTHGTQVVAFSPKTDAGYVLYTEDATVDDYIKDLPKLVQGAKP, from the coding sequence ATGCGCAAGAAGACGTACGCGACGGCCGCCCTGCTCGCCGCCGCCCTGTTCACCCTCTCCGCCTGCGGCAGCGACGACAAGAGCGACGCCGCGGTCACCGCGGTCTCCGAGGACAGCGGCAACTCGGGGGCGACGATCGTGCTGGACCAGCCCTTCACCAAGCCGAACCTGGTGCTGACCGATGCCCAGGGCAAGAAGTACGACCTGCGGGCCGAGACCAAGGGGCGGCCGACGCTGCTGTACTTCGGGTACACGCACTGCCCCGACGTGTGCCCGCTGACCATGAACAACATCGCCGTCGCCAAGTCGAAGCTGCCCAAGGCGCAGCAGGACCAGCTGCGGGTCGTGTTCGTCACGACCGACCCCGCGCGGGACACCCCGGCCGCGCTCGCCTCCTGGCTCAAGGGCATCGACCCGCAGGTCGTCGGGCTCACCGGCGACTTCGCGACGATCCAGGCCGCCGCCCGGACCGTCGGCATCACCATCGAGCCGCCGCACAAGGACAAGAACGGCAAGATGGTCTCCACGCACGGCACGCAGGTCGTCGCGTTCTCGCCGAAGACCGACGCGGGCTACGTCCTCTACACGGAGGACGCGACCGTCGACGACTACATCAAGGACCTGCCGAAGCTCGTCCAGGGGGCGAAGCCGTGA